In the genome of Criblamydia sequanensis CRIB-18, one region contains:
- the rsmI gene encoding 16S rRNA (cytidine(1402)-2'-O)-methyltransferase — translation MLYVVSTPIGNLKDISLRALEILKSVDFILCEDTRVSKTLLNHYEIDRPLKSIHKFNEQREIAFLVDELLKGKNAALISDAGTPLVSDPGELLVSACIENNIQVTPIPGASALIAALSCSGLPVIPFQFLGFVPKKLQERRVFLFQALIYAGTSITYESPERIVETLEKIDEIDSDRIVVIGREITKKFETFYRDRASVIRQQLLDTPPRGEIVLLISPSDKFHNALTNVDSKNLVEYLEDKLSLDRKEAIRLAADLSLKDRRAIYKELIPD, via the coding sequence ATGCTCTATGTCGTGTCCACTCCAATAGGAAATTTAAAAGATATCTCGCTTAGAGCTCTTGAAATCCTAAAATCCGTCGATTTTATTCTCTGTGAAGACACACGAGTCAGTAAAACACTTCTCAATCATTATGAAATAGATAGACCGCTTAAAAGTATTCATAAGTTTAACGAACAAAGAGAAATCGCCTTCCTAGTAGATGAACTTTTGAAAGGGAAAAATGCAGCCTTAATCAGCGACGCCGGCACGCCTTTAGTTTCTGATCCGGGCGAACTTTTAGTTTCAGCCTGCATTGAAAATAACATTCAAGTGACTCCAATTCCCGGGGCTTCAGCTTTGATTGCCGCCCTTTCCTGCTCCGGTTTGCCGGTCATCCCCTTTCAATTTTTAGGGTTTGTCCCTAAGAAATTACAGGAAAGAAGAGTGTTTTTGTTCCAGGCGCTTATCTACGCAGGCACATCGATTACCTATGAATCCCCCGAAAGAATTGTTGAGACCCTTGAGAAGATTGATGAAATCGATAGCGATCGAATAGTGGTCATTGGCAGAGAGATCACAAAAAAATTTGAAACTTTCTATAGAGATCGCGCCTCGGTAATCAGACAGCAATTACTAGACACCCCCCCTCGAGGAGAAATTGTTTTGCTCATTTCTCCATCCGATAAGTTTCATAACGCATTAACTAATGTCGACTCAAAAAATCTTGTCGAATATTTAGAAGACAAGCTTTCCCTCGATCGAAAAGAAGCCATCCGGCTGGCCGCCGATCTTTCCTTAAAGGACCGAAGAGCCATTTATAAAGAACTTATCCCCGATTAA
- a CDS encoding HAD family hydrolase, whose protein sequence is MIKKFSKKDVKNRHFDNKKGFQEEPNKKWIYFFDLDGTLFKSNCSFSFGKFLFRKNHLSFLAVFKLSIFFLGHRMGLCSMRTLHEKCFKAIFLNKHKPVYTDLAGDFIKTLKGSMIRSVYSQFQKAKQIGHKAIILSSSPDFLVKAIGDNLGADFSIGSEYVTSDENHFIKVGQILDGKRKADFISKFCDHYQIPLSQTVAFSDSSLDLEFLRKANVAKTIFPDKKLKNEALLKGWTILE, encoded by the coding sequence ATGATCAAAAAATTTAGCAAAAAAGATGTCAAAAATAGACATTTTGACAATAAAAAGGGATTTCAAGAGGAGCCTAATAAAAAGTGGATCTATTTTTTCGACTTGGACGGGACTCTTTTCAAGTCAAATTGCAGTTTTTCTTTTGGTAAGTTTCTCTTTAGGAAAAACCATCTTAGCTTTTTAGCCGTCTTCAAGCTTTCAATATTTTTTTTAGGTCATCGCATGGGACTTTGCTCCATGCGAACTTTACATGAAAAATGTTTTAAAGCTATTTTTCTAAATAAACATAAACCTGTTTACACAGATCTTGCAGGCGATTTTATCAAGACTTTAAAGGGAAGCATGATCCGGTCCGTCTATTCCCAATTTCAAAAGGCAAAGCAAATAGGGCATAAAGCCATTATTCTTTCAAGCTCTCCCGACTTTTTAGTAAAAGCCATTGGAGATAATTTGGGAGCCGACTTTTCAATCGGCAGCGAATATGTCACCTCAGATGAGAACCATTTTATAAAAGTTGGACAAATCCTGGATGGCAAAAGAAAAGCCGATTTTATCTCAAAATTCTGCGATCATTATCAAATCCCTTTATCCCAGACGGTAGCTTTCAGCGATTCTTCCTTAGATCTTGAGTTTTTGCGAAAAGCAAACGTTGCAAAAACGATTTTTCCCGATAAAAAATTAAAAAATGAAGCTCTCCTTAAGGGTTGGACTATTCTGGAATAG
- a CDS encoding glutamine synthetase III, whose protein sequence is MTTARFKALETTGERSFNLTDSPKAYVPSDCFGKSVFTKSIIKKMLPKPIAENLMAAMDGISKIDERYADKIAEAMKKWAMGLGATHFCHWFQPLTGAPAEKHDSFIEWDTKDSVIEKFSGKQLIQGEPDASSFPSGGLRTTFEARGYTGWDPTSPAFVWKGGDGVTLCIPSVFFSWTGAVLDAKIPLLRSDKKISDACLRLLKFTGIPASLVYSTVGMEQEYFVIDKALRNLRPDLLLLGRTVVGAPSPKGQELQDHYFGSVKNRILRFMRDFEVAAFELSIPVKTRHNEVAPAQHEVAPVFEKASIAIDHNLLLMEVMKQVANKHNLSCLLHEKPFHNINGSGKHCNWSLATDTGINLLDPTETPENTLHFLILLVAILKAIHENGALLRASIGSLSNDFRLGGHEAPPAIMSVYLGEALEKLLDNIAEKGTHKSKSSKEIYNLGLHIIPDLKQDNTDRNRTSPFAFTGNKFEFRAVGSSANSSFPIMTLNAIVAQSLNELMDEIEKLAKGQKKKDPATLLPLIMPLLKKHIVQTKGIRFGGDNYSHEWVEEAKKRGLPNLKKSLYAFESLNSPSTKKAFDGILHKEELKSRYEILTETYGHTLNIEIKTLLDIFNTMVIPTAIKYQGVLADSISEMMDLVSEKGFTKQKELLKSIAHLIEEGLTLSEKIADLRSKIDSKKTGFEKAKDLLEQVFPECLKLRQISDQLEEKIDDSLWPLPKYRELLYIV, encoded by the coding sequence GTGACAACAGCAAGGTTTAAAGCTTTAGAAACTACAGGAGAGCGCTCTTTTAATCTAACAGACAGCCCAAAAGCTTATGTTCCCTCTGATTGCTTTGGAAAGTCTGTATTTACAAAAAGCATCATAAAAAAAATGCTTCCAAAGCCAATAGCTGAAAATTTAATGGCGGCGATGGATGGAATCTCTAAAATCGATGAAAGATACGCAGATAAGATTGCCGAAGCGATGAAAAAATGGGCCATGGGTCTTGGAGCGACCCACTTTTGTCATTGGTTCCAACCCCTAACCGGAGCTCCGGCTGAAAAGCATGATTCCTTTATAGAGTGGGATACAAAAGACAGCGTTATTGAAAAGTTTTCGGGAAAGCAGCTTATTCAAGGAGAGCCTGACGCCTCTTCTTTTCCCTCCGGCGGACTTAGAACTACTTTTGAAGCAAGAGGGTATACCGGCTGGGATCCAACCTCTCCCGCTTTTGTGTGGAAAGGGGGGGATGGAGTAACCTTATGCATCCCATCTGTCTTTTTCTCTTGGACAGGCGCAGTTTTAGACGCTAAAATTCCTCTTCTTCGATCTGACAAAAAAATAAGCGATGCCTGTCTTCGTCTTTTAAAGTTTACCGGCATTCCGGCTTCACTTGTCTATTCAACCGTCGGGATGGAGCAGGAGTATTTTGTGATCGATAAGGCGCTTAGAAATTTAAGGCCCGATCTTTTGCTTTTAGGAAGAACAGTAGTGGGTGCGCCTTCCCCAAAAGGTCAGGAATTGCAAGACCATTATTTTGGGTCCGTGAAAAATAGAATTTTAAGATTCATGAGAGATTTTGAAGTTGCCGCTTTTGAGCTGAGTATCCCTGTCAAAACACGTCATAATGAAGTCGCCCCGGCGCAGCATGAAGTAGCCCCTGTATTTGAAAAAGCTTCAATTGCTATCGATCATAATTTACTTCTTATGGAAGTTATGAAACAAGTAGCTAATAAACATAACCTTAGCTGCCTTTTACACGAAAAACCCTTTCATAATATTAATGGCTCAGGTAAGCATTGCAACTGGTCTTTAGCTACAGATACCGGGATTAATTTGCTTGATCCGACAGAAACTCCGGAAAACACCCTTCACTTTTTGATCCTTCTTGTAGCCATTTTAAAAGCCATCCATGAAAATGGCGCTTTATTAAGAGCTTCTATCGGCTCTTTATCAAATGACTTTAGATTGGGAGGCCATGAAGCGCCGCCTGCCATTATGTCTGTTTATCTTGGCGAAGCACTTGAAAAATTGCTCGATAACATAGCTGAAAAGGGAACTCATAAGAGTAAGAGTTCTAAAGAAATCTACAACCTTGGGCTTCATATTATCCCGGATTTAAAGCAAGACAATACCGATAGAAACAGAACATCTCCTTTTGCTTTCACAGGAAATAAGTTTGAATTTAGGGCTGTTGGCTCTTCGGCTAATTCCTCATTTCCGATTATGACACTCAATGCTATTGTAGCTCAAAGCTTAAATGAGCTGATGGATGAAATTGAAAAGTTAGCTAAAGGTCAGAAAAAGAAAGACCCGGCAACTCTACTACCGCTTATCATGCCCCTTTTGAAAAAGCATATCGTTCAGACAAAAGGAATTCGCTTTGGAGGAGATAACTATAGCCATGAATGGGTTGAAGAAGCTAAGAAAAGAGGCTTGCCGAATCTTAAAAAATCGCTTTATGCCTTTGAATCTTTAAATTCGCCTTCTACTAAAAAAGCATTTGATGGCATTTTGCATAAAGAAGAGCTTAAAAGCCGTTATGAGATTCTAACTGAAACCTATGGACACACTTTAAATATCGAAATAAAAACGCTTTTAGATATTTTTAATACAATGGTGATTCCAACCGCCATTAAGTATCAAGGTGTCCTAGCGGACTCGATTTCCGAAATGATGGATCTTGTTTCAGAAAAAGGATTTACCAAACAAAAAGAGCTTCTAAAATCCATTGCCCATTTAATTGAAGAGGGATTAACGCTTTCTGAAAAAATAGCAGACCTTAGAAGTAAAATTGACTCTAAAAAAACAGGGTTTGAAAAAGCAAAAGACTTACTCGAGCAAGTTTTTCCTGAATGCTTAAAATTAAGACAAATTTCAGATCAGCTTGAAGAAAAAATCGATGATAGCCTTTGGCCGCTGCCTAAATATAGGGAGCTTCTTTATATTGTATAG
- the nadD gene encoding nicotinate (nicotinamide) nucleotide adenylyltransferase: MANIGIFGGSFNPVHNGHLHLAESLKYEKGLDEVWFIPAFISPFKQSEPPIKGYHRLKMLELALEDKKVFRVLDIECQKESPSYTYDTVIDLKKKHPKDKLYLMLGSDSAKTLPAWHRADELIKEIDLLIGARSPEVDWEALEKFPPFYNKVKEGWVSIDPLEISSSEIRQLIKSNKPINLYVPDSVEAYIKKYQLYSDDLKSSS, translated from the coding sequence ATGGCAAACATCGGTATTTTTGGGGGAAGTTTTAACCCTGTTCATAATGGTCACTTGCACCTTGCTGAAAGCCTAAAATATGAAAAAGGACTTGATGAAGTTTGGTTTATACCTGCTTTCATCAGTCCTTTTAAACAGAGCGAACCCCCGATAAAAGGTTATCATCGCCTGAAAATGTTAGAGCTTGCGCTAGAGGATAAAAAGGTTTTCCGCGTTTTAGACATTGAATGTCAGAAAGAAAGCCCGTCCTACACCTACGATACTGTGATAGATTTAAAGAAGAAACACCCAAAAGACAAGCTTTATCTTATGCTTGGGTCTGATTCAGCGAAAACGCTGCCTGCTTGGCATAGAGCCGATGAATTGATAAAGGAAATCGATCTGCTTATTGGCGCAAGATCTCCTGAAGTTGATTGGGAGGCTTTGGAAAAATTTCCCCCATTTTACAATAAAGTTAAAGAGGGTTGGGTTTCAATAGACCCTCTTGAAATCTCAAGCAGCGAGATAAGACAGCTTATTAAAAGCAATAAGCCAATCAACCTTTATGTCCCTGATTCAGTGGAGGCCTATATAAAAAAATATCAACTTTATTCAGATGACTTAAAGTCAAGCTCTTGA
- the rsfS gene encoding ribosome silencing factor, translated as MKSEELLNLIAQALFDKKGFNILALDVRGISSMTDYLLIAEGSVDRHVKALLKTVEEATLQFGIKPLLIEGNHTGDWCVIDYGEVMVHIFQPELREHYSLEELWKMGKIVNLKLDITNSEVLHGK; from the coding sequence ATGAAGTCTGAAGAACTTTTAAACTTAATTGCCCAAGCTCTTTTTGATAAGAAAGGTTTTAATATCCTGGCTCTTGATGTGAGGGGGATTTCTTCCATGACAGACTATCTGCTCATAGCAGAAGGGTCTGTCGATCGCCATGTCAAAGCCCTTTTGAAAACAGTAGAAGAGGCGACCCTCCAATTTGGAATTAAACCTTTGCTCATCGAAGGCAATCATACAGGAGACTGGTGTGTGATTGATTATGGAGAAGTGATGGTCCATATTTTTCAGCCGGAACTTCGCGAGCATTATTCTTTGGAGGAACTTTGGAAAATGGGTAAAATTGTTAACTTAAAACTTGATATTACAAATTCTGAGGTCCTTCATGGCAAGTAA
- the fabF gene encoding beta-ketoacyl-ACP synthase II produces MASKRVVVTGLGVVSCFGNETTPFFESLLEGKSGVSKITSFDASSFPTQIAAEIKDFDAGDYLDKKQARRVDKFIAYTVVGGKKALESAGLSRSQFDSLNKQRSGVIIGSGMGGMERYVEGVTSLNEKGWRRVSPFFIPYVITNMGSGMLAMELGFMGPNYSISTACATGNHCIIAAAEHIRKGEADLMLAGGAEAAIVPIGLAGFCACKALSERNDDPTKASRPWDKGRDGFVMGEGAGVLVLESLEHALKRGATIYAEYLGGGMSSDAYHITDPKPDGQGVQICIKAALDNAKINESQVDYINAHGTSTPVGDMAEVSALKKVFKNPQKIIMNSTKGLLGHALGAAGGIEAIVSVLSINQQKVHPMPNLIDPEPNIDFILPTKAISAPINVALSNSFGFGGHNASILFGKYI; encoded by the coding sequence ATGGCAAGTAAAAGAGTTGTTGTAACCGGATTAGGAGTGGTTTCCTGCTTTGGAAATGAAACCACCCCCTTTTTTGAATCCCTGCTGGAAGGAAAAAGCGGCGTAAGCAAAATCACATCCTTCGATGCCTCTTCTTTCCCGACTCAAATAGCGGCTGAAATTAAAGATTTTGATGCAGGCGACTATCTAGATAAAAAACAAGCTAGACGGGTAGATAAATTTATTGCCTACACAGTTGTAGGGGGAAAGAAAGCTTTAGAAAGCGCTGGCCTTAGCAGATCTCAGTTTGATTCCTTAAACAAACAGCGATCGGGCGTAATTATCGGCTCCGGTATGGGTGGTATGGAGCGTTATGTTGAAGGCGTCACCTCTCTTAATGAAAAGGGTTGGAGGCGGGTTTCTCCTTTCTTTATTCCTTATGTGATTACCAACATGGGTAGCGGAATGCTCGCCATGGAACTTGGATTCATGGGGCCAAACTATTCCATATCAACAGCTTGCGCAACAGGAAATCACTGTATCATTGCAGCGGCTGAACACATTCGAAAAGGGGAAGCAGATCTTATGCTGGCAGGCGGCGCTGAAGCTGCTATTGTGCCCATCGGCCTTGCCGGCTTTTGCGCTTGTAAAGCCCTTTCAGAAAGAAATGATGACCCGACAAAAGCTTCCCGCCCATGGGATAAAGGCCGCGACGGCTTTGTTATGGGAGAGGGAGCCGGGGTCCTTGTTTTAGAAAGCTTGGAGCATGCCCTAAAAAGAGGCGCTACCATTTACGCCGAATACTTAGGCGGCGGCATGTCCTCTGACGCTTACCACATTACCGATCCGAAACCTGATGGACAAGGGGTGCAAATATGCATAAAAGCTGCCCTTGACAATGCTAAAATTAATGAATCACAAGTCGATTACATTAATGCTCATGGCACCTCTACACCGGTTGGCGATATGGCTGAGGTTAGCGCTTTAAAAAAAGTTTTCAAAAATCCGCAAAAAATCATCATGAATTCGACAAAAGGTCTGCTTGGCCATGCACTTGGAGCTGCCGGGGGGATAGAGGCGATTGTTTCTGTCTTATCAATTAATCAGCAAAAAGTTCACCCCATGCCTAATTTAATAGATCCTGAACCTAATATCGATTTCATCTTGCCGACAAAAGCCATAAGTGCGCCTATCAACGTCGCTCTTTCCAATTCATTTGGTTTTGGCGGACATAATGCTTCAATCCTCTTCGGCAAATATATTTAA
- a CDS encoding bis(5'-nucleosyl)-tetraphosphatase: protein MKLETSFGVIPLRKHSGVWEVLLVQHLGGNHWGFPKGKAEDMETSRETASRELLEETGLTIKRYLTDAEIKEHYDFIKGGEEIKKSVTYFIAEVQGKAVFQKEELFNLKWVPLFEAEAHLTFPEARNVCLQAISLFDSFDLTVN, encoded by the coding sequence ATGAAATTAGAAACCTCCTTCGGTGTTATACCTTTACGCAAACATAGCGGTGTCTGGGAAGTACTCCTTGTCCAACACCTTGGTGGAAATCATTGGGGATTTCCTAAAGGGAAGGCCGAGGATATGGAAACCTCTAGGGAAACCGCTTCCCGCGAGCTTTTAGAAGAAACCGGACTTACGATAAAAAGATACCTCACAGACGCCGAGATTAAAGAGCATTACGACTTTATTAAGGGAGGGGAGGAGATTAAAAAATCTGTCACCTACTTTATTGCTGAAGTTCAAGGGAAGGCTGTTTTTCAAAAAGAGGAACTCTTCAATCTAAAATGGGTGCCGCTTTTTGAAGCGGAAGCCCACCTTACTTTTCCTGAAGCTAGAAATGTTTGCCTTCAAGCAATCAGCCTATTTGACAGCTTTGATTTGACCGTGAACTAG
- a CDS encoding histidine phosphatase family protein, translating to MGDKPEIFLVRHGETEWSKLGKHTGVSDIPLTENGLREAKKLGETLLQKESFEVVYSSPLLRALETCNASGFGDQVKIDNDLMEWNYGIYEGVPTTEIRKKIPNWTVFTHPVPNGETLEEITTRADRIVSKLRNVKTKALLFSSGHILRILTARWLGLPGKKGACFTLSTNSLSILSYERENPVIKLWNKTLEE from the coding sequence ATGGGTGATAAGCCGGAAATCTTTCTTGTGAGACATGGGGAAACAGAGTGGTCGAAACTTGGAAAACATACGGGCGTTAGTGATATCCCTTTAACTGAAAATGGGTTAAGAGAAGCTAAAAAGTTAGGGGAAACATTACTACAAAAAGAATCTTTTGAAGTTGTCTACTCAAGCCCCCTTTTAAGAGCTCTTGAAACTTGTAATGCCTCAGGTTTCGGAGACCAAGTTAAAATCGATAATGATTTAATGGAATGGAACTATGGCATTTATGAAGGAGTTCCGACAACAGAAATCAGAAAAAAAATTCCCAACTGGACAGTTTTTACGCACCCCGTCCCAAATGGCGAGACCCTTGAAGAAATTACTACTCGGGCCGATCGAATAGTATCCAAACTAAGAAACGTAAAAACAAAAGCCCTTCTTTTCTCTAGCGGTCATATTCTTCGCATTTTGACCGCAAGGTGGCTTGGGTTGCCCGGCAAAAAAGGCGCCTGTTTTACCCTTTCTACCAACTCGCTTTCCATCCTCTCTTACGAAAGAGAAAACCCAGTCATCAAACTCTGGAATAAAACCCTAGAAGAATAA
- a CDS encoding SNF2-related protein: MNFTNYHTQFFAHQLTRRFSSNDSQKLASALFDAKVDLNPHQVEAALFAFKSPLSKGAILADEVGLGKTIEAGLVIAQKWSERKRRILIIGPASLRQQWLQEIQEKFYIPAMILEAKNYKELKRNGCRQPFNDSEKEQIIITSYNFAVSKAEDLSNICWDLVVIDEAHRLRNVYKAGNKTGKAIKTALQGSPKILLTATPLQNSLSELYGLVSIIDDHAFGDFKIFNNHFSKLEDSEKYILLKSRLKSICHRTLRRQVREYINYTNRIPILQRFDPTWEEQKLYENVSEYLRRSELRALPPGQKKLMILVYRRLLASSSYAIAGGLNSLIKNLEKQIGIPKKNETLIEEIGQDYESFSETADEWEEIVSDTTSSINKDDQQAILNEINDLKAFRDLAQSIKENSRGRALLVALKTAFSKAKEIGAAEKVIIFTESRKTQNYLTELLSNAGFSNELVLFNGSNTDHRCNEIYKDWCKRNAGSDKVTGLKTSDMRSALVDEFRESAKIMIATEAAAEGINLQFCSIVVNYDLPWNPQKIEQRIGRCHRYGQKHDVVVINFLNEKNAAEERVYELLNEKFKLFEGVFGASDEVLGAIESGVDIEKRIVDIIQNCRTTEEIEEEFQKFRRDVDGRINQAMKDTRKKLLENFDAAVHERLKVNLRESCEYIGSYERLLWDLTRHELKAKADFNFNELSFCLNKKIQTCDEIPIGKYKLGKEREDVHRYRIGHPLAQYLIKQAISRKLPGAHMIVHYTKKGPKSAALDSLVGSKGILGLVKLRIDGDDAEDHLILCGRTDQNVPLTEEQVRRIFDYSATIQSEEDLRWPLHFEEQTKAKRQMIIDQLTIRQVSWFDDENDKLDNWANDQRLSHKANLEKMDDEIKELKKASRQTKIIQDKIDLQRKIKHLDSRRHEAWRVLDEMRQRINQQKDKLLNEAEEKLKNKVTEEQIFILRWELI; this comes from the coding sequence ATGAATTTTACCAATTATCATACACAATTTTTCGCACATCAATTAACAAGACGCTTTTCCTCTAACGACTCACAAAAACTTGCATCAGCTCTATTTGATGCAAAGGTTGACTTAAATCCCCATCAGGTTGAGGCTGCTCTATTTGCTTTTAAATCCCCGCTCTCAAAGGGTGCTATTCTTGCTGATGAGGTAGGACTTGGCAAAACAATCGAGGCAGGTCTTGTCATTGCACAAAAATGGTCTGAAAGAAAGCGTAGAATATTAATTATTGGACCTGCTTCTTTAAGACAGCAATGGCTGCAGGAGATACAGGAAAAGTTCTATATTCCTGCAATGATCCTTGAGGCAAAAAATTATAAGGAACTAAAAAGGAATGGATGTCGACAACCTTTTAACGATTCTGAAAAAGAGCAGATCATCATTACCTCTTATAACTTCGCTGTATCAAAAGCAGAAGATCTATCCAACATATGTTGGGATTTAGTGGTAATTGACGAAGCCCACCGTCTTCGAAATGTCTATAAAGCTGGGAATAAGACTGGCAAAGCGATAAAAACAGCCCTGCAAGGCTCACCAAAAATTCTTCTTACAGCTACTCCCCTACAAAATTCTCTTTCTGAGCTTTATGGGCTCGTTAGCATTATTGATGATCATGCTTTTGGAGACTTCAAAATCTTTAATAACCATTTTTCAAAGTTAGAAGATTCAGAAAAGTATATACTTTTGAAATCACGATTGAAATCGATATGCCATCGAACGTTAAGAAGACAAGTAAGAGAGTATATTAATTATACAAACCGTATCCCAATCCTACAGCGGTTTGATCCTACTTGGGAAGAACAAAAATTATATGAAAACGTTTCAGAATACTTGAGACGTAGTGAATTAAGAGCTCTTCCTCCAGGTCAAAAAAAGTTGATGATCTTGGTATATCGACGCTTACTAGCCTCTTCTTCCTATGCAATTGCAGGAGGATTGAATTCCCTAATTAAAAATTTAGAGAAACAAATTGGGATCCCAAAAAAAAATGAAACATTGATCGAAGAAATTGGCCAAGATTATGAAAGTTTTTCCGAAACAGCAGATGAATGGGAAGAAATAGTTTCTGATACAACATCTTCTATAAATAAGGATGATCAACAAGCTATTTTAAATGAAATTAATGATCTGAAAGCGTTTAGGGATTTGGCGCAATCCATTAAGGAGAATTCTCGAGGACGAGCTCTTTTAGTTGCTCTTAAAACAGCATTCTCGAAAGCAAAAGAGATTGGAGCTGCTGAGAAGGTTATAATATTCACAGAATCACGTAAAACACAAAACTACCTGACTGAACTCTTATCTAATGCCGGCTTCAGTAATGAATTAGTCCTTTTTAACGGATCGAATACAGATCATCGTTGCAACGAAATTTATAAAGACTGGTGTAAAAGAAATGCGGGTTCAGATAAGGTCACCGGGTTAAAAACTTCGGATATGCGTAGCGCACTTGTTGATGAATTTCGTGAGTCGGCCAAAATAATGATCGCAACAGAAGCTGCAGCTGAAGGGATCAATTTGCAGTTCTGTTCAATTGTAGTTAACTATGATTTGCCTTGGAATCCTCAAAAAATAGAGCAAAGGATAGGGAGATGTCATCGTTATGGTCAAAAACATGATGTTGTTGTTATCAATTTCTTGAATGAAAAAAATGCTGCAGAAGAGCGTGTTTATGAGTTACTGAATGAAAAATTTAAGCTTTTTGAGGGTGTGTTTGGCGCAAGTGATGAAGTTCTAGGGGCTATCGAATCAGGAGTGGATATTGAAAAAAGAATAGTTGATATCATCCAAAATTGTAGGACAACTGAGGAGATTGAGGAAGAATTTCAAAAATTTCGCAGAGATGTTGACGGTAGGATAAATCAAGCCATGAAAGATACCCGAAAAAAGCTACTCGAAAATTTTGATGCGGCAGTACACGAAAGATTGAAGGTAAATCTGAGAGAAAGCTGTGAATATATTGGAAGTTACGAACGATTGCTTTGGGATCTAACTCGACACGAATTAAAAGCTAAGGCTGATTTCAATTTTAATGAGCTTTCCTTTTGCTTAAACAAAAAAATACAAACTTGTGATGAGATTCCCATAGGCAAATACAAATTAGGAAAGGAAAGGGAAGATGTGCACCGATATCGAATTGGGCATCCTTTAGCTCAGTATCTAATCAAACAAGCGATTTCAAGGAAACTCCCTGGCGCCCACATGATTGTTCATTATACCAAGAAAGGACCCAAATCAGCTGCTCTTGATTCCCTGGTAGGTTCAAAAGGAATTCTTGGCCTTGTTAAACTACGAATCGATGGAGACGATGCAGAAGATCACCTCATACTTTGCGGAAGAACTGATCAAAATGTCCCACTTACAGAAGAACAGGTGCGTCGAATTTTTGATTATTCCGCAACTATCCAATCAGAAGAAGACCTACGATGGCCGCTACATTTTGAAGAACAAACAAAAGCAAAACGCCAAATGATAATTGATCAGCTTACTATTAGACAGGTATCTTGGTTTGATGATGAAAATGATAAACTTGATAATTGGGCTAATGATCAAAGACTAAGCCACAAAGCAAATTTAGAAAAGATGGATGATGAAATAAAGGAGCTAAAAAAAGCATCCCGTCAAACTAAAATTATCCAAGATAAGATTGACTTACAGCGAAAAATTAAACATTTGGATTCAAGGCGTCATGAAGCTTGGAGAGTATTAGATGAAATGCGTCAAAGAATCAATCAACAAAAAGACAAGCTGTTAAATGAGGCTGAGGAAAAATTAAAAAACAAAGTTACTGAGGAACAAATATTTATCTTACGCTGGGAATTAATTTAA